The Sphaerochaeta sp. genome segment GCGTGGCGCCGGCGTCACGGTGAGGACCGTCAGGTATTATGAGGATCTGGGGCTTCTGAAGACCCATCCGCGCACCGACGGGGGACAACGCACCTATACGGACGCCGATCTGGTCTATCTGAAGCGGATCCTTGAGCTGAAGGATCTGGATTTCTCCCTGGAGGAGATCAAGACGATCATCCAGATGGGGCCGACGGACCAGACCGGTTCCAGGCGGCGTGACGCGTTGCTCCGCCAGTACCGGTACAAACTTTCCGAAG includes the following:
- a CDS encoding MerR family transcriptional regulator; translation: MDTYRIGDLARGAGVTVRTVRYYEDLGLLKTHPRTDGGQRTYTDADLVYLKRILELKDLDFSLEEIKTIIQMGPTDQTGSRRRDALLRQYRYKLSEAMEKQAVLEKRIDDLSWHIRQLQSGMDFQECPGAGCKECTFRAKCRFCQG